The proteins below are encoded in one region of Geomonas ferrireducens:
- a CDS encoding methyl-accepting chemotaxis protein gives MATKLGVGQGVVIIAVMAVLTAVITAAVSRRVTGDAEQNLAQQTELLVSSISSYQGALSDGAVKLGDLFRSGFPGSFEVDHSSTVRTGERETPVMLSGTTVLNGNTGIVDRFTKATRGVATVFVRSGDDFIRVATSLTKEDGSRALGTTLDRNHPAYRRLLNGEDFTGKATLFNKDYMTRYLPLKNGQGRVIGTLFVGLDFTDGLKALKERFKGTVVGKSGYAFALEAKEGADQGKMVIEPGSAAALPAEVGKSVRDMVLRKSGVTRYAAAGTGEERVLFFRYFPEWNWIVCIGAADEELHAVAHVVRTTVVGSIAVVCLLLVGVSTLLVRRWVTRPVVRLLDGTARYAAGDFASVIEVAADGEEPVDEVERLTRGVDGMALSLRRILVRVADSASEVSAAAAQVSASAEQIATGADEVVGRTAGVATAGEEMSATSNDIAQNCQMAVEEAQRATQSAHSGMEVVGRTVAVMDQIAAKVQESTATVASLGARSDQIGEIIGTIEDIADQTNLLALNAAIEAARAGEQGRGFAVVADEVRALAERTTRATQEIGVMIKAIQAETKDAVAVMDQGVQEVKAGTDEASRSGAALAGIRERIEAFTMQINQIATAAEEQTATTSEISQSLLQVTDVVQGTASSARESAVAAAQLNGTAQELQRLVGQFRLA, from the coding sequence TTGGCAACCAAGTTGGGAGTGGGGCAGGGGGTGGTGATCATCGCCGTTATGGCGGTTCTGACCGCGGTCATCACCGCCGCTGTGAGCAGGCGGGTCACCGGGGACGCCGAACAAAACCTCGCGCAGCAGACCGAACTACTGGTAAGCTCCATCTCTTCCTATCAGGGCGCGCTCAGCGACGGTGCCGTGAAACTAGGCGACCTCTTCCGCTCCGGTTTCCCCGGAAGCTTCGAGGTGGACCACTCCAGCACGGTCAGGACCGGAGAACGGGAGACCCCGGTGATGCTTTCCGGCACCACGGTGCTGAACGGGAACACCGGGATCGTCGACCGCTTCACCAAGGCGACCAGGGGCGTCGCCACCGTCTTTGTCAGAAGCGGCGACGATTTCATCCGCGTCGCCACCTCTCTTACCAAGGAGGACGGCAGCCGCGCCCTCGGGACCACGCTCGACCGCAACCACCCCGCCTATCGGCGCCTTCTTAACGGCGAGGACTTCACCGGCAAGGCGACCCTTTTCAACAAGGACTACATGACGCGCTACCTGCCGCTTAAGAACGGACAGGGGAGGGTGATCGGGACACTGTTCGTCGGGCTCGATTTCACCGACGGCCTGAAGGCGCTCAAGGAACGGTTCAAGGGGACCGTGGTGGGTAAATCCGGTTACGCCTTCGCGCTGGAGGCGAAAGAGGGAGCGGACCAGGGGAAGATGGTGATCGAGCCAGGAAGTGCCGCGGCACTTCCAGCAGAGGTCGGGAAGTCGGTCCGGGATATGGTGCTCAGGAAGTCGGGGGTGACCCGTTACGCCGCGGCCGGGACGGGGGAGGAGAGGGTTCTTTTCTTCCGGTACTTCCCCGAGTGGAACTGGATCGTATGCATCGGCGCCGCCGATGAAGAGCTCCACGCCGTGGCCCACGTGGTGCGAACCACCGTTGTCGGGTCGATCGCCGTTGTTTGCCTCCTGCTTGTCGGCGTATCCACCCTGCTCGTGCGCCGGTGGGTGACCCGCCCGGTTGTGCGCCTGCTCGACGGGACCGCCCGCTATGCCGCCGGGGACTTTGCCTCGGTGATCGAGGTGGCGGCGGACGGGGAAGAGCCGGTGGATGAAGTGGAGCGCCTCACCAGGGGGGTGGATGGCATGGCGCTTTCGCTCAGGCGGATCCTGGTCCGGGTGGCGGACTCCGCCAGTGAGGTGAGCGCGGCCGCGGCACAGGTGAGCGCTTCGGCCGAGCAGATCGCGACCGGCGCGGACGAGGTGGTGGGCAGGACCGCAGGTGTTGCGACCGCCGGGGAGGAGATGTCGGCAACCTCCAACGACATCGCCCAGAACTGCCAGATGGCGGTTGAGGAGGCCCAGCGGGCGACGCAGTCGGCGCATAGCGGCATGGAGGTGGTGGGGAGAACGGTTGCGGTGATGGACCAGATCGCCGCGAAGGTGCAGGAGTCGACGGCGACCGTGGCGAGCCTCGGCGCGCGCAGCGACCAGATCGGGGAGATCATCGGTACCATCGAGGACATCGCGGACCAGACGAACCTCCTGGCGCTGAACGCCGCCATAGAGGCCGCCCGTGCCGGGGAGCAGGGGCGCGGCTTCGCCGTCGTCGCCGACGAGGTGAGGGCACTCGCCGAGCGGACCACCAGGGCCACCCAGGAGATCGGGGTGATGATCAAGGCGATCCAGGCGGAGACCAAGGACGCCGTTGCGGTGATGGATCAGGGAGTGCAGGAGGTGAAGGCCGGGACCGACGAGGCCTCCCGCTCGGGTGCCGCGCTCGCCGGAATCCGGGAGCGCATCGAGGCCTTCACCATGCAGATAAACCAGATCGCCACGGCGGCCGAGGAACAGACCGCCACCACCTCCGAGATCTCGCAGAGCCTCCTGCAGGTGACCGACGTGGTGCAGGGGACGGCGTCGTCGGCTCGCGAGTCCGCCGTCGCCGCAGCACAGCTAAACGGCACCGCGCAGGAGTTGCAGCGCCTGGTCGGCCAGTTCCGACTCGCCTAA